Genomic DNA from Thiosocius teredinicola:
AATCCCACTACCAGGCCGAGTTGGGGATTTCCGAGTACAAAGAGACCGCCAGCGAGCGCCCGGTCGATAAATCGGTCACCCGCCTGAGCGAACGCAAAGGGCCGGTTTCGACGACCGATCACAGCAAGCTCAAGGAACTGCAGGGACCGTTCGCCAGCGGGCCGGAAGTCACCAAGGCGTGCCTATCGTGTCACAACGAGGCCGGGCACCAGTTCGCCAAGAACAAGCACTGGACCTGGCACTACGAGCACCCGGTCACCGGTCAGCAGCTCGGCAAGGGGGTGCTGATCAACAACTTCTGCACCAATGCACGCGGCAACGAGGGCATGTGCGCACAATGCCACGCCGGCTACGGCATGGCCGACATCAAGACCTACGATTTCAACGATCACAACAACATGGATTGTTTGATCTGCCACGAATCGACCGGCACCTACTACAAGACACCGCCGACGCAAGGCAACAAGGCCTGCTCGGTGATGTTCGAGGGCAAACCGGCGATTGACCTTAACAGGGTTGCGCAGAGCGTGACGCTGCCCGGGCGCAACAACTGCGGCGCCTGCCACTTCTACGGCGGCGGCGGCGACAACGTCAAGCATGGCGACCTGTCATCGGTGTTGTTCAAACCGAGCCGCGATATCGACGTGCACATGGGCGAGGACGGCGAAAACTTCTCGTGCATCATCTGCCACGTCGGCGAGGGCCACGAGTGGTCCGGCAGCCGCTACAACATGGTCGGTAAAGATACCAAGGGCACCGGTAAGCCCGGCATGCCGCGCGATACCGCGACCTGCGAAAGCTGCCATGGACACGACCCGCACCCGGCGAGCCTGACCGGTATCAAGCTCAACGATCATACCGATCGCGTCGCCTGCGAAAGCTGTCATATCCCCACTTATGCGCGCGGCGGCGTTGCCACCAAGACGGATTGGGACTGGCGTACTGCCGGCCGCCTGAAAGACGGCGAAGGTTTCAAGCTCGAAGGCTACACACAGGGCGACGGCAAACACCGCCACACCTACAAATCGATCAAGGGTACGTTCGAGTACGGTGAGAACCTGCAACCGAGCTACGCCTGGTTCAACGGCGTCGTCGACTACACGACGATCGACACCAAGTTCGATGACAGCAAGCCGGTCATCATCAATCAACCGCTGGGCTCGGCCGATGACCCGAACGCACGCATCTGGCCGTTCAAGAAGATGCACACGGTGCAACCTTACGACAAGGGCAACAAGACGCTCGTGTATATGCACCTGTGGGGCAACGACCCGGATGCGTTCTGGGGGAACTACAACTTTGAACGCGCCATCAACCGCGGCATGGCCGATGACAACATTCCCTACAGCGGCGAGTACGGCTTCATCGAAACGTATTCGTATTGGCCGATCAATCACATGGTCGCGCCGAAAGAGAAGGCCCTGGGCTGCGCCGAGTGCCATTCGCGGCAAGGTCGCCTGAAAGACCTCGAAGGATTCTACATGCCGGGGCGCGACCGCAGCGTCTGGCTCGATCGCATCGGCATCTTCGCCATGCTTGCTGCGCTTGCCGGGATTCTGCTGCACGCCCTGTTGCGCCTGACGTTCCGCGCCAAGAGGAAACACTGATGGCCACACACAAGGTTCTGATCTTCAACCGTTTCGAGCGCTTTTGGCACTGGACACAGGCCACCGCGATCTTCGCGTTGTTGTTCACCGGCTTCGGTATCCACGGCCTGCATGACCAGGGCGACTTCGGCACGCAGGTCACAGTACATGTGGTTGCCGCACTGTACCTGATGGTGCTCTGGGTGTTCGCGATCTTCTGGCACCTGACGACCGGCACCTGGCGGCACTATGTGCCGACCACGC
This window encodes:
- a CDS encoding tetrathionate reductase family octaheme c-type cytochrome produces the protein MDLVRRSGGIICVCLCLLVPAAWATNAPEEASLPPIDAESHYQAELGISEYKETASERPVDKSVTRLSERKGPVSTTDHSKLKELQGPFASGPEVTKACLSCHNEAGHQFAKNKHWTWHYEHPVTGQQLGKGVLINNFCTNARGNEGMCAQCHAGYGMADIKTYDFNDHNNMDCLICHESTGTYYKTPPTQGNKACSVMFEGKPAIDLNRVAQSVTLPGRNNCGACHFYGGGGDNVKHGDLSSVLFKPSRDIDVHMGEDGENFSCIICHVGEGHEWSGSRYNMVGKDTKGTGKPGMPRDTATCESCHGHDPHPASLTGIKLNDHTDRVACESCHIPTYARGGVATKTDWDWRTAGRLKDGEGFKLEGYTQGDGKHRHTYKSIKGTFEYGENLQPSYAWFNGVVDYTTIDTKFDDSKPVIINQPLGSADDPNARIWPFKKMHTVQPYDKGNKTLVYMHLWGNDPDAFWGNYNFERAINRGMADDNIPYSGEYGFIETYSYWPINHMVAPKEKALGCAECHSRQGRLKDLEGFYMPGRDRSVWLDRIGIFAMLAALAGILLHALLRLTFRAKRKH